In Numidum massiliense, a single genomic region encodes these proteins:
- a CDS encoding TPM domain-containing protein produces MTVNLRRLTTVLIFLCVLLSSTTAFAHVVVEDAAKMFDKEDVAHIKAELKNKKYNYYIVTLKQLKGENIDSVGKRIASKKRLGKSDVLLTLAKEEREVNLNVPPALDINPKSVLDEYFVPHAADGDFVAGVVDVAAYLHEPPGFWGRALKSITEIVKENLFVVIALAFFTLPVVFVVVSKFFKLIFSPVTGTIGLFKRHRLARQKHAQLLAASREQLAKTGRASDKLAKRLIYSDGETKTKLTDIEQQLTQLLEKNVALTEAIAKLSIPWRKKNQTFDKLYKKYNENLKKLRKSLKKQTTALQKIVAVDDAIRPAIDQSEQQLAQIKQSFRDLRANYLFSFDSLEQRIRAAQTLIAKADDLEEFDPLAAEKPLKEVAGMLQEIEQSLSLVTAHETAYTTLPQKVEQRRAQIRDIVQREQLKLVDIAPFANISRAEEQLQSLEHYIQIGDTKASTDTLENIDSLLEDALAQVRDVIRTREANGAALHEIEQSLTTYSPAVDAAFAEEIRRVEGVFAEKHWRHIPEQYEQMKQKVEDVYTALPPAKTANDPEVQEYKQAKAQVTAMQTALKEAAELQDHCLSLYGMLMKRRDGLQIARENTLAKYRKAKKSLEVNDISLTKKLKEMQTAVETSDEEAKSLLAAVPYDLDASEEQLKRLEPHVATFAKEAKRLTEEKKKVEKQWREAQAKFANARTRYGKKIKLKTYTAKYNALDKEIAAFIKAVSFKKAADKVKEMKKLASEMKKAYNRVLEAERRAEERKRERYEYSSSSRSSGSSSWGGSSSSSSYDRNSGSSSW; encoded by the coding sequence TTGACAGTTAACTTACGCCGCCTGACAACAGTCCTTATTTTTTTGTGTGTGTTGTTAAGCAGTACGACCGCGTTTGCCCACGTCGTCGTGGAAGATGCAGCCAAAATGTTCGACAAAGAGGACGTTGCGCATATTAAAGCTGAGTTGAAGAATAAAAAGTACAATTATTACATCGTGACGCTGAAACAGTTGAAAGGGGAAAACATCGACAGCGTCGGGAAGCGCATCGCGAGCAAAAAGCGGCTCGGCAAAAGCGACGTCTTACTGACACTGGCCAAAGAAGAGCGCGAGGTCAACTTAAACGTCCCGCCGGCGCTCGACATTAATCCGAAAAGCGTGCTCGACGAATATTTCGTGCCCCACGCGGCGGACGGCGACTTTGTTGCTGGCGTCGTCGATGTCGCTGCCTATTTACACGAACCGCCCGGCTTTTGGGGAAGAGCGTTAAAGTCGATCACAGAAATCGTAAAGGAAAATTTGTTCGTCGTTATCGCTTTAGCTTTTTTCACCCTTCCGGTCGTGTTCGTTGTTGTCTCCAAGTTTTTCAAACTTATTTTCAGCCCCGTTACGGGGACGATTGGCCTCTTTAAACGGCACCGTCTGGCGCGGCAGAAGCACGCGCAATTACTCGCTGCCAGCCGCGAGCAGTTGGCGAAAACAGGCCGCGCCAGCGACAAGCTGGCGAAACGTTTAATTTACAGTGACGGGGAGACGAAAACGAAGCTCACCGATATCGAACAGCAACTGACACAGCTGCTGGAAAAAAACGTTGCACTAACGGAAGCGATCGCGAAGCTGTCGATCCCTTGGCGCAAAAAAAATCAAACGTTTGACAAACTGTATAAAAAGTACAATGAAAACTTGAAAAAGTTGCGCAAATCGTTAAAGAAACAGACGACCGCTTTGCAAAAAATTGTCGCCGTCGACGACGCCATCCGCCCGGCGATTGATCAGTCGGAGCAGCAGTTAGCACAGATCAAGCAAAGTTTTCGCGACTTGCGCGCCAACTATTTGTTCTCATTCGACAGTCTTGAACAGCGCATTCGCGCGGCACAAACGCTCATCGCTAAGGCCGATGACTTAGAAGAATTTGACCCGCTCGCAGCTGAGAAGCCGCTCAAAGAAGTGGCTGGCATGTTGCAAGAAATTGAACAATCGCTGTCGCTCGTCACCGCCCACGAAACGGCGTACACCACATTGCCGCAAAAAGTCGAGCAGCGGCGGGCACAAATTAGGGACATTGTGCAGCGTGAGCAGTTGAAACTCGTCGACATCGCGCCCTTTGCGAACATTTCCCGCGCCGAAGAGCAGTTACAATCACTGGAGCACTATATTCAAATTGGGGATACAAAAGCGTCGACCGATACATTGGAAAATATCGACTCCTTGCTCGAAGACGCGCTCGCCCAAGTACGGGACGTCATTCGCACGCGGGAGGCGAACGGCGCGGCGCTGCACGAAATCGAACAATCATTGACGACGTATTCACCGGCTGTCGACGCTGCGTTTGCGGAAGAGATACGGCGGGTAGAAGGTGTTTTTGCGGAAAAGCATTGGCGACACATCCCCGAGCAGTATGAACAAATGAAGCAAAAAGTAGAGGATGTTTACACCGCGTTACCTCCAGCGAAAACAGCGAACGATCCGGAAGTGCAAGAGTATAAGCAGGCGAAAGCACAAGTTACTGCGATGCAGACGGCACTCAAAGAAGCCGCGGAACTACAAGATCACTGTTTATCGCTTTACGGGATGCTCATGAAGCGGCGGGACGGCCTGCAAATCGCACGTGAAAATACGTTGGCGAAATACCGCAAGGCGAAGAAAAGTTTGGAAGTTAACGACATCTCCCTCACGAAAAAATTAAAAGAGATGCAAACTGCAGTTGAAACGAGCGACGAAGAGGCAAAGTCATTACTTGCCGCCGTGCCGTACGACCTCGACGCCTCAGAAGAACAGCTAAAGCGACTCGAGCCGCACGTGGCAACGTTCGCGAAGGAAGCGAAACGGCTTACTGAGGAAAAGAAGAAGGTGGAAAAACAGTGGCGAGAGGCGCAAGCGAAATTTGCTAACGCGCGTACGCGTTACGGTAAAAAAATTAAACTTAAGACATATACGGCGAAGTATAACGCGCTCGACAAAGAGATTGCGGCGTTCATTAAAGCTGTCTCGTTCAAAAAGGCGGCCGACAAGGTGAAGGAGATGAAGAAGCTAGCCAGTGAGATGAAAAAAGCGTACAACCGCGTCCTCGAAGCGGAGCGCAGGGCAGAAGAGCGCAAACGCGAACGGTACGAATACTCTAGTAGTAGTCGCAGTAGCGGCAGTTCGTCTTGGGGCGGGAGCAGTAGCAGCTCGTCGTACGACCGCAACAGCGGTAGCTCTTCATGGTAG
- a CDS encoding TPM domain-containing protein: protein MTRAARRSTTLVLAVIFLFGVGISTAYADVRIADQAELFDDETVEEIRSKLSSIDVDFYILTVKSTKGEDIDEIGVRTFREHEFNEGDVLLTIAVKERQADLIAPSKIDDPQKVLEEHFSPHAENDDYVTGIVKVAEYIDEYNTIGGYILEGIFDFILLLIINAPAVLAIVFIILLLLHPTGQSLLLILFSPIIWGVPAMIRRGKMRKQRNTLLTSSREALTDINRLKRKVQKRLAKSDGQTAKALAKIEKEVAPLQEKLGTLTKAIFGMKIPVRKKKKPTFDKLHKKYKAELKKHRTAIKKQTEAWQKIVSADKAVRTTTAQLEKQLAETRHNFQALQNDFLYTFEKLAQRVEAVPTALAQANALQTSDPLTAHKRLKDVAKMLQDISQSFALVPAHEAALNEWAQKIAQQREELAAIAKREKLQLVDSAPFANFDRALEQLKPLAEAIQAGDTKASLATLEAIDARVTDAFRQVETLVRLREQNRDALGEIEQTLFAYTSGVDDAFTEVMQRTEALFVETHWRHVPELFKQMKRKTADVREMLLQVKRANDPDVQQYKKAEEQIVAMRAALKEAATLKDECLSIYGTLIERRDSLQIARANSLQKYRAAQKKLDSGGILSSGIPQPEKLAEKKKLIQLGSEETEALLDTVPYDLDTAEEAVQRLASRVTSFTKEAKRLTEAKQKRRKKESEDEREE, encoded by the coding sequence TTGACCAGAGCGGCAAGACGAAGTACAACGCTCGTGCTCGCGGTGATCTTTTTGTTTGGAGTAGGTATTTCTACCGCGTATGCCGACGTCCGCATCGCCGATCAGGCGGAGCTGTTCGACGATGAGACTGTCGAAGAGATAAGATCGAAATTATCATCTATAGATGTTGATTTTTACATATTAACGGTTAAGAGCACGAAGGGTGAAGACATCGACGAGATCGGTGTGCGCACCTTTCGAGAGCACGAGTTCAATGAAGGCGACGTCTTATTGACGATCGCTGTCAAAGAGCGCCAGGCGGATCTAATTGCTCCGTCAAAGATCGACGATCCGCAAAAAGTGCTCGAGGAGCACTTTTCGCCTCACGCTGAGAACGACGACTATGTGACTGGCATCGTGAAAGTAGCGGAATACATTGACGAATATAATACTATTGGGGGTTACATTTTAGAAGGGATATTTGATTTCATATTATTATTAATTATTAATGCGCCAGCAGTCCTCGCCATCGTCTTTATTATATTGCTTTTATTGCACCCTACTGGACAATCTTTGCTCCTCATTCTTTTTAGCCCGATTATTTGGGGTGTGCCAGCGATGATCCGCCGCGGGAAGATGAGAAAACAGCGCAACACCTTGCTCACGTCCAGTCGGGAAGCGTTAACAGACATTAACCGCTTAAAGCGGAAGGTCCAGAAACGCCTGGCGAAAAGTGACGGACAGACGGCGAAAGCACTCGCCAAAATCGAAAAGGAAGTCGCGCCGCTACAAGAAAAGCTGGGAACACTTACGAAAGCGATCTTTGGAATGAAGATCCCGGTGCGAAAAAAAAAGAAACCGACCTTCGACAAGTTGCACAAAAAGTACAAGGCGGAATTAAAAAAGCACCGCACGGCAATAAAAAAACAGACAGAGGCGTGGCAAAAAATCGTCAGCGCCGACAAAGCCGTGCGTACGACGACGGCACAGCTAGAGAAACAGTTAGCTGAAACGCGGCATAACTTTCAAGCTCTCCAGAACGACTTTTTATACACTTTTGAAAAACTTGCCCAGCGCGTCGAAGCGGTGCCGACAGCGCTCGCACAAGCTAACGCCTTGCAGACATCTGACCCGCTCACTGCACATAAACGGCTGAAAGATGTCGCGAAAATGTTGCAAGACATTTCCCAGTCGTTTGCGCTCGTTCCGGCTCACGAAGCGGCGCTCAACGAATGGGCGCAAAAGATCGCGCAGCAGCGCGAAGAGCTCGCCGCAATCGCAAAGCGCGAGAAGTTGCAACTTGTTGACAGCGCGCCATTTGCCAACTTTGACCGTGCGCTTGAGCAGCTTAAGCCGTTAGCAGAGGCGATTCAAGCCGGCGATACGAAAGCGTCGCTCGCGACGTTGGAAGCCATCGACGCACGCGTCACCGATGCGTTTCGCCAAGTGGAGACTCTCGTTCGTTTGCGCGAGCAGAACCGTGATGCTTTAGGCGAAATTGAACAGACGCTCTTCGCATATACGTCCGGCGTCGACGATGCGTTTACGGAAGTGATGCAGCGAACGGAAGCTTTATTCGTAGAAACTCATTGGCGACACGTGCCGGAGCTGTTTAAGCAAATGAAGCGAAAAACGGCCGACGTGCGGGAAATGTTGCTTCAAGTGAAACGGGCAAACGATCCGGACGTACAACAGTATAAAAAGGCAGAGGAACAAATTGTCGCGATGCGGGCGGCGCTTAAAGAAGCGGCCACACTTAAAGACGAATGTCTATCGATTTACGGGACGCTCATCGAGCGACGGGACAGCCTACAAATCGCGCGGGCAAACAGCCTACAGAAGTACCGCGCCGCACAGAAAAAACTCGACTCCGGCGGCATCTTGAGCAGCGGGATCCCGCAGCCGGAAAAACTAGCAGAAAAGAAAAAACTCATTCAATTGGGCAGCGAAGAGACTGAGGCGCTACTCGACACGGTACCGTACGACCTCGACACTGCAGAAGAGGCGGTACAGCGTCTCGCTTCCCGTGTGACCTCGTTCACAAAAGAAGCGAAACGGTTGACCGAGGCAAAGCAAAAGAGGCGAAAAAAAGAGTCAGAAGACGAACGAGAAGAGTGA